DNA sequence from the Acipenser ruthenus chromosome 8, fAciRut3.2 maternal haplotype, whole genome shotgun sequence genome:
gttacccataatccttctgcaatttgGACCTGTGCCTGTGCCTATGTGAAAAGATTTCCACATAGGCACAGGCACATCCAATATTTTAAAAGTCCACATGtccaaataaaccacaaaaacttGGCACCAATAGAAACTTCAGTCTgactaatagagagagagagagagagagagagagagagagagagagagagagaaagtttgCAAGGGGTACCTGAAAAGGAACATAGAGTAATTTTGATGTAAACCAGTCCCAAATTCAAAAAATGCCTGTTACACaggcctcagcagagaaggggttaataTTTGTTGAGATACTTAATCAAGTTTTGTGTGCATAAAACAGTTAGGGGGGGAGTGGAGAATAGCCTCACATTCGTTCTGTGGGGGTGGAGTAGCTTTCTTGTTAATACATACGAGAATAAATGGCTACCTGTCTTGTTTAGAATTTTCTCGTTTTTCACTaacatatttttatatgtatGAACTCTTAAGATTATCAAACCTAAAAAGTAAGCAAAACCCcaaaaacataccaaaaaaaaaaaaaaacaagcaaaaaaatatgaatgtatttttaagaaaataaacagtagACACCGGTCAAATCACAAGCTATATTATAGTATCTGCACCTGGGATTATTTTGATTTGACAAGTTGCTTCAAAGACGGAAACACTTCCGTCGTCGTGTTGAAGCACCAGGAAACCGTCCACTTAATTGAACCCCCTGGAACAGAGAACAACATCATCAGTAaaacatacacaaatacacactttaaagaaaagaaaacatagaAAATAGAACTAAAATAAGAAAACTACAGGCCGCACACGATTGTTACAATAAAATTGCAGGTTTTATGTGTTTGTCTGAGTTTCTTATAGTTAGTTCAGTGCATATTTGTTGTCACTCGGAACAGTTTCAAGGCTCACTGCGGTAGCCGTGAGTGTCAGGAAGCAGCATCTCGCGTAGAAACACAACTCAGGAGAGTCACAAAATCAAaccatatatatttaatattctgTGGGGCGACAATCGCAGTCTTCGGGAGGATGAGAAATAAGTGAGTACCCAACATTATCTCGGTGTATATAcataaaaatgctgttttcaaCATTGCTAGTACAATACTAGAAAGACgacctacagtacaatacagcactGCAAATCACACACAAAACTGACAGCTGTGTGACATCTCTGCAGCAGGTATTGTTGGGGTGAATATTAACAGTATGTTGATTCGTGCTCTGCAGTAATATAATAGTGAATCCaagcattattttgtttttggagATCACCCTACACCCTTTGAATGAAAACCAGTTCTTAAAAAATGGCCTCACAAAGATAATCCGGTGTATGGCTTGCTGTCATAACGAGGCCGAGCTAGTAGTTATCAAATCAAAACACTTAAATGCAAAACGGCCTGATTCCTAACACAGTTTTTGCGATGAAATAGACCCTTGAGTCAATTACTTACATTGCAGTTGAATTACTAACCCCTCCTTCCCCCAATAAAATTGCAATTATAATCTAAAACTGAAATTAACAGTATCCTAATACAAGGTGATGTTGCTTGTTTGTTCATTTAGTCTGTTTTATATTTCCAGTTTTTGCAAATAGTTATGTTTACAAATTAAGAtaaattacagtatataaaaaaaattaccttCATGTTTTACACAATGCACGTCTACAAAACCATACCATATGAATTCTGACGTTTAACCAATATATTGTTAATATGATTAAGCCTTTTGATCATAATGAAGGTATAGGGCACTAATCCTTACTGATTATTTGGAGGGAGCTACACTATTAACTACAAAAAATGTTGGAGATACATGATTTATCCTCTTCATTTTTACACTTTCTTATTACAAAAGTGACTGCATCCTGACTTAGACTGCTTCTTTGGCAATCATATGTTGATCACAAAAGGTGGAGGTAGAAAGATTAGCAAACGTTCAAACTAGACTTAATGTACACATTACCTGAAGTTTGCGCCCTGTGTCACTAAGGGCTGCACGTGGCCCTCAGGCTGTATGACTGATCCAGAGATTGAAGTATCCTGGGGTTGCCTTTGTATAATTTTGTGTAAGACTGAAAGAAAAAATATCAGCTTTTGCAAAGATTGAGAGTGGCCTGAAGTTGACCTAATCAAATATTGTATGCATTTAGTTTCAGAAATGAAAGAAATAAGGCTGAAATATCAGTTTAGATAATTGACTAATTAGGATTTTCATTTGTGTGTGTATCCCACATCCCTGGTCAaatactttattaataataccGTAATTTAACCAGTAGAAGGTGATGCTGTAACTTCTTAATGCATGTACCTTttcctcaattaaaaaaaaaacttcttcttTAATACACAGTTCCAATTGACTTCGAGAGCATCCAAGGTTGATATCACAGTTATATAATTTAAGTGTGTATTTGTAAATAAGATTTTATAAAATGTCATTGTTTTAACCAAGCAATCTTATGATAAAATGTGCCCTGTCACATCTTAAACTGTTAGTCGCTTGGGTTTAAAGAATATTACCGCATCAGACATAATCTTAAATGCAAGTGCTTTCGCattaaatgtacctttttaaggttttgttcttgttttgtttttgtctatttttttcagaacacaCATGCTGTAAAAGGTTATTCTTCTgaaaaagaaactacaatggaAAAGTCATGGAGGTTGTGGACCATTGCTCAAAAGTGGTTGTTAAATTTGGCGTCGTGGTCCTGGGGGCTGTGCCGCATCTCACTGCTGGCTCTGATTTTAACTTTTCATCTGTATGGTGGCTTTATGTTACTTGCACTGATACTTGCTTCGGTAGCAGGTATATTGTACAAATTCCAAGACGTGCTGCTGTATTTTCCCGATCAGCCTTCCTCTTCTCGCTTGTATGTTCCTGTGCCTACTGGGATCCCACATGAAAACATCTTTGTAAAAACCAAAGACGGTGTACGTCTTAATCTCATTCTTCTTAGGTACACTGGTGACAATCCAGCATTTTCACCCACCGTTATCTACTTCCACGGGAATGCTGGCAACATTGGTCACCGCATACCCAATGCACTGTTAATGCTGGTCAACTTGAAGGTGAACGTAATACTGGTTGATTACAGAGGTTATGGCAAAAGTGAAGGTGAAGCAAGTGAAGATGGGCTGTATTTAGATTCCGAAGCTGTGCTGGACTATGTCATGACCAGACCAGACATAGATAAAACTAAAATCATTCTGTTTGGCCGCTCATTAGGAGGAGCAGTAGCTGTCCATCTGGCATCTGAAAATCCCCATCGGATCTCTGCCATAATGgtagaaaatacatttcttagCATCCCCCACATGGccagtactttgttttctttctttccaaTGAAATATCTTCCACTCTGGTGCTACAAAAACAAATTCCTGTCCTACAAGAAAATTGCACAGTGCAGGATGCCTTCACTTTTCATCTCCGGACTGTCTGACCAGCTGATTCCACCAGTCATGATGAAGCAGCTGTATGAACTTTCTCCGTCCCGGACTAAGAGGTTTGCCATATTTCCAGATGGCACTCACAACGACACCTGGCAGTGCCAAGGATACTTCACAGCCATTGAACAATTCATTAAAGAACTTATACAAAACCATTCTCATGAAGAAACAACGATAGCAGTGTCAAATGTAACAATTATATGAATTGGGCTTTCTGATAATGCATCGTTTTGTGAAAAGTGGTAACAGAATGTAACTTTTTATGTGTATTTTATGGGGGTGAGATTAAACTCAAACTGCTATTTATGGATCTTCATTTTTCTTCTCTAAGGTGAATGCATGAGTGTTCCTTTCTGATTTGAAAAGATTTTTCAAGAGGTTTCTTTCAagaacagttattttattaaacaacacatacaaatatTACTAAAGCTTTCATGATTtgctaaaaatgtgtttttaaatgacattatGTTGGCTCAAATGCTTACCTTGCTAAAATATTGCTTGATCTTTCTGATATTAACATCATTTTTATACTAATATCAGTAGACATAATAATTCTCTGCACGTCTTCCAGGGAATAAAACcatacaaaatatgtattaagccattaaaacaaaatattatgtATTTCATGAATAATTTTGCacagattttcttttctgttttccaaaaaaagttatagttttttttacagttgtgaTTAAGTTACTGTACGTGGCTCAAAGAAACACATCTAATCTTAATTACTCCTTCCATCCTAAAATCAGTTGATCATAAATTTGACATGATGAATGCAATTAGCAAGTATATTCTTGCTGTGCTCTAAAGTGCATACAAGTTTGCCGACAGGTTTGGTAGTACGTGCAAGTAATTTATGTACATACTATAATATGAGCTGTTTTGAATGTGAATTGTAGCCTTACAGAAACTTCCTTATTCTGTGTTCATTCAACCACAATATTCATCTTGTGATATTGATGAAGCTtcataattatatatacacagtatatatttttttcatgattgctgacattttttattttcaaaatgtgccACCTAGTCCCTCATCTGAACTTTGAGTCCTGTATACACCCAGTGCTTAGTAAGTAGTTAAGTAAACTACAAACGAAAGTTAAGCAATTTAAATATTacggctgtatttaaaaaaaaaaaaaataagtaaacatTATTTATTCCATTACACTCAGCATTGAAATTGCATATCTGTGTTGGTTTGTAGTGGCATGCACACTTATTCTTATTaagtaacaatatatatatatatatatatatatatatatatatatatataatttaataaaacagcctggcagaattacaaacaaacatcCAATACGCCCCTTTAAATTTACAGTATCGTGTATTCTGAATGTGTGTAGCATTGTTCTTTACTTCTGGTTTGGATTGAAGTTTAGGGATTTCCATTGTGTCGTATATTCTAACAAAAATAACTAACTTTCATTGTTATTGCCTCTTTGTATTTATGGTCAGTCACCATaaattatgtactgtatgtatgctaACACAAGAGCTCTTTCACTGCATTGAAATCATAATTTTTCATAATTTTTGAAATCATAAtggtgtatttttttaatacaccTGTCACACTTTCTATTTGCTGTACTGTTACATgcaataaattattaaaatggtCTATTCAGGCAGTACTGCTGTTTCATAGTTTACAAATATTTTGTTATGTTATAAATATCAGATTTATCATTAACTGGCACCAGATGCATtcccagtaaataaatacaagtatgAAAGCATATGCATGACATTAAACACAGTGCAAGATGTCTACTGTAATTCAGGTAAATTAAAAAAGCTGTTAATGCCCATCACTTAACACTTCAATGTAATTTAAATTCTCTGTAAATAGACAATATGATCAAAATGAAGGTATAGGGTatgagttttaaaaaacaaactttggaGGAGTTCATGTTGTAAGGACTTGACGGTGTCTGTCTCAGGTAccaaaaatgtttagaaaatatatcttaaaatctTTTGTACAGGTACTGTAGGAAATTGAATCAAGTGTACAAGAAGATGCTGTCTTCTGAGTCAATAGAATTGGGATAAAGGTTTTTAATAGTAAGATAGGCAGTTATCCAAGTACAGCATCATCTAGGTCTCCGTGTTATTGTATATGACAAGTGTTTTGTTGCTTTTAATGATCCtggattgtaaaaataaaaagtcatttTCAGCTGCTTCCAATCTTGAGTCATGACTTCTAAGGAATCGGGCATTCAGCAGCAGGCAAAAAAGTGTCCcacataaaatatacagtatatatttttatatggattatttgaTTTTCCTTTAAAACCACATActtaaaaagaacaaaccaaaACTATGCTCTGCAGGAGATATCTAATAAAAGTCAATACATATACTAtcactacgactactactaactACCAACatagaaaatacaattttaaagtgGAACTTCCCTTTTCCTTGAACTTATATTTGTAGCAGCTGAGAAGACCTAAAAACTATTCCAGtaaaaattgcttctgaaaagcaCTACTGGCTTCAGTGCACTGTGCAACTCTAATATGCTTCTCAACTCACTTCAGAAAAGTATCCTGTAGGAGTCTTTTTATAAGCAATGTTGAGATGCCATGTCGCACCCTGGTGTAGCCTTGTACCTCGTTCTTAGTCGTTTATTTTATGTCATAATATTCCTGAtaacttctaaaaacaaaaatagcttTGTGATAATACAACATGTCATTGTCTTATACACAgctgtattaaatgtaatatacattcagtttattttagtttgaacTGATTACTGTTTTGATAAGGGGTTGGGAGCAAACAGTCAGTGACatagaatacaagtttcaatttCTCAATTTATTAGCCTTCCTATTCTCAACTTGGTTttctttcagcatttttttttttttttacagttttcaaaacgtTTTAGGGAAACATTTTAGATGTGTAATAGGCATGTCATCACACAATATTGCAAGCATGTGAACTGTTGACATTAATCCAATAACACACATCTTTGAGTTGAAagacatttttaatgttttttttcttgtattcagGCCCAGTGGCAGATTTGCGTGGGGTACTGTGTTCAGTCTCATTTCCTGGAAAAgtttagtaagcatggcaaacaaTCATCTAAATTACAATAACTATATGTGACTATGCAGAACACATAACAAATGATATGAAACaggtaaaaaattaaataaactgtaAATGGTGAAAAGTATTAATTTAAGTACCGTTTTTGCCTTTTGAAATATCCACCTTGCTTTCCAGCAGTCAGACTTCCCTACAAACTAACTTTAATTCAAGCATTTGTGCACAAGCATGCTTCTGAGTGCACCAAAAGGGTCAAACAAAACTGTCCAATTTGCCTTGATTTCAGTCATTTGTTTACAACCCTTTGTAGATATTTCCATCAAAAGCGGTTTCTGTTTATATCTTTAGTAACGCCACTCAGTATCATAAGAAGGGCAGAGACCACACAAGGAATGTTGCTTTACAGACAAGGCGATCATTTATGGTTAAAAACGGCTGCATTGTGGTTAAAAGGACTTCgctttttaaaaatcttaaaaggaaGTAAATGGATAAGATGTAAAACCGCAGCAGGTGTTTAAGCATGCTTGGTATTTTTCACCATCTTCAGGTTTCTTGAGGgtgaaatgtacagtactgtggttTTCATGCCTGTACTGAAAGTCACTAACACAGAACTGAGAGACAATTACAAGATTTTAAAAAGGTCAGTCCACAGCTGTTCCTGACGtcaatgttatatttatttatttatttttaatgaagatATAGCAGACATCACatggtaaataaaataaaggttacaGAATTTCAAAatcaactctttaaaaaaaatgttttgctttattcACTGACAAAATGATTTATGATTTACTTGAAATGTATCAACTGAAAGTTGCAAGAAATGTTAGAATTGCATAACTGGGAAAAAAAGGAGTTAATCATAATTAGGAATACAAAAATGTGGATTTTGTTTACTTGGAAAAacttgatatatgtatatatatatatatatatatatatatatatatatatatatatatatatatagtactgtgcaaaagttttaggcaggtgtgaaagaatgctgtaaagtaagaatgctttcaaaaatagacatgttaatagattatatttatcaattaactaaatgcaaagtgagtgaacagaagaaaaatctaaatcaaatcaatatttggtgtgaccaccctttgccttcaaaacagcatcaattgtaacaattgtaagtcgccctggataagggcgtctgctaagaaataaataataataataataatcacgcagggtttttgtacgtcgtcgagtaggcgaaaggatggttcctcggtgtgtgacaccaactgtcaaacatggaggaggaagcgtgatggtctggggctcttttgctggatccagagtcggtgacttgcacagagtgagtggcaccctgaaccaaaactgctaccacagcattttgcagcgtcatgcaataccctctggtatacgcctagttggtcaggggttcatcctacagcaagataatgacccaaaacatacctccaggctatgtcagaactaccttagaagaaaagaacaagacggtaggcttcaaatcatggaatggcctgcacagtctccagacttaaaccccatcgagctggtttgggatgaactggacagaagggtgaaagcaaagcaacctacaagtgcaacacatttgtgggaacttctgcaacagtgttgggaagaactttccgaacaatatttgatttccattgtagaaagaatgccacgagtgtgttcggctgttatatctgcaaaaggtggctactttgatgagtcaaaaatttagattaatttttgttaaacaaaatgattgcatgatttcttttttatctccaattgtttatttgttctatgctttaatttcagagtacattgagacattaaactgcataaatgtaaaaaaaaactggaaaaatggaggtgttctaaaacttttgaccggtagtagagagagagagagagagagagagagagagagagagagagagagacagagagagagagagacagagagagagacagagagagagacagagacagagcagtgtggagtagtggttagggctctggaccagaggttcgtgggttcaatccccagtggggatactgctgctgtacccttgagtaaggtactttacctagattgcgccactaaaaacccaacagtataaatggctaattgtatgtaaaaaaaaatgtgatatattgtaacaattgtaagtcgccctggataagggtgtcagctaagaaataaataatatatatttatatatatatattattattattattatttatttcttagcagacgcccttatccagggcgacttacaattgttacaagatatcacattatttttacatacaattacattatatatatgaccttatatatatatatatatatatatatatatatatatatatatatatatatatatatatatatatatagtcaagaGAGAGTGATAGCAACAATGGCTttgtttacatgcacatgaaaatcgactctacagtcatgactgtgtgacgttgtcacgcgatacatcgtgaaacagcaaaaggacgtcccctcatttaaatatttaaatatcccctcccctaaatgactatgaattgaataatctgcattggtacggacaatttttttcctaaatcagaactgcatagcaacgcatttcctgaaaagtacggcaaacacgttgtgaggaaaactgtcatgacgtgcatgtaaacgccgccaATGAGATTAGAAATCCCCCACcccatcatttatttttttatataacaccaTTAAACAAAATCATTGTAAACTATGGGacagcaaatattattatttgagatAGCATTCAGTCTTATAGAAAATAAGTTCCTATTAGGCAAAAGCACTGTCAACTTagcaaatattttttaacaaaataaaaaatatatatgtatattaacttACATCTTAGGTTGGCAAATGTAGgtataataatgtacagtatacctACAGTTTTGCTTTAACATAGTTTAACTGCTGTTCATTAATCAAGCAAAAAAGGAACATCAAAATTACAAGTTAAATCACTCAAGATGCAGTTATAGTCCCATCTGACAGGAAGTGATTTGCACAGCTGAGCAACCCAAATCCAGtggatgcattgttttttttttttacagctagaCGAAAAATGGATGTCAGTATTAAAAGATCAGCTGGATTCTTCGGGCAGTTTCTGTGAGCTCGGCTTGAAACCAGAATGAAATCTACTGAACAAAACCTCAACATTTACTTTGATCTCCAACAGAAGTACCTGATCTCCACGATATTGTTTCTGACACTTGCAGCAATAATGTCTACTTCTCTGTCAGCTGTCTCTTTGTACCACGTAATAACATTAAAAGCAGAAGTAGCCACTTTGAAGACAGAGGTTTTCAAAAAGCGAGAAGAGCACTTGGTATCGTTGACCTATCCTGTTGGAGAAATGCCCCAACCAAACAGGGACCAAGAGCAggtgagttatttaaaaaaaattatcagAATAGGTACAGAAATTGTCAGTAGCTGGCAGAACAAGTAGTTAGGCTACTATTCTGCATTGGAATATACTTTTCTTGATTTACATAATTATGTTATATTTTATGTTAATTTGAGACTTAAATTATATTATGTCACCTTTTTAGAGAGTGCAGTATGTAAATGAAGAAGATATACTGGAGGACCTCGGGACAGGAAACTCTATAGCAAAGCCTGGTAATCACAGAATAAGGCTGCGCAGGTCAAATAATCTCACTGATAAAACAggtaggttttcttttttttataaaccataACCATGTCTGTAACCTGGCGATTAATAGAGATTATGAGGACCCTATGTACGTGTTTGCACTACTAAGTGGAATAAAAAGCTAATAGCAATACTGCATACGATATACAGTAGGATAGTGATACCGGAGTATACTGTGTAGATAATGCATCGCCTGTATATATTACCCATAACTTGTTTCTGAAAGTTGCGGTGAGTGTATATTCTGATAGGTATAGTATTGTTTAAAATTTGAAATTAGCAGTCCAATAATTTTTACCTACATCTGAATTGTTTCTTGCTAAAAGTGGAAacaactttgcactggagctaaATTAATAAATGTGAAACTCATTAATGAGCATCAACCACCCATCTAAACCACGGATAAGTAGTTGATGCCACCCAGACTGATTCcccggtgctgtaaaatgctcttaaGAAACCCTGCTGTGGCAAGGTATAGATTCATTTAAGCAACCACTTCACTTTATGCTTTAGGCAGAAATCTAAATtcagtgatatacagtatatatgacatCTGATGGtaaagaatatattttatatattaaatgctgGTCGAAAACTGCTGTGCATAAATAACAGTTTGAGCTTTATTGGAAGAGACTTTCAGTGTGGTGAGATAAACACTGTGGGTGTTAAAAGTGCACATCTACATTtcctgctgtttcttcacagtttGACATTAGTTGTGTCTTTTGttgctggtttctgtgctgtgctttcagcATTGGCTAGGGTTGCTTTGTCTACTtcttttaagatttgaaagacttcaatcaaCACACAATTGTTAAAGACAAACTAATCAGACGTGGCTTGtactctttgttttattttccagtaCTTCAGCCGTGTTTGCAAATGATCGCAAACAAAGATAAAGGCACCTTCCAAAAAGGtactttttttcccctcattttaCATTACGTTTCACTCATATATGCAAAGtgataataaaatgtattaatttgcaAAGTGTATGTTCAGAACTGTACTGATGTATGAATTAATTCATGTATACGGTTGTTCACACTGTGTTATCGTTCAAGTCACAGGGTAGTGGATCTGTGTTTAACATGTTCCTTCAAAGCACTAGTTCCACAAAAACACTATTCTTAATACATTGTCTTTagtgtttaaaactatttttaagaGAAAACAGGGACTATTTCATTGTTTAGACTGAATGCACTTGCCTGTACATGTAAGTCTTAACCTTAACTGttcttttagatttttttcagacgcctacaaaaatatatattttaatcttaAGTGTTTATTCAtttacagtgctcccttgctataaaGCGGGACTCGGGGGACACACAACGTGAGTGTTATAACCaaagcgttataaacgggggatgGGGTGGGGGGCGCCACAGGACAcgtaacaacacacatctgactaaaatacaaaataaaataactccctctctataatccACATGtaatgaagcaaaaatgtaactttctgtgaattaactatgcataaagcaccatgtaatcaacactatattgtttacaaaaagaaaaaaaaaggtaacattcccacttgtggatcattttaattagcagtttttaaagtgtaaatagcctggctaaacggcggttgggagttcagtttgaagcgacagacaagcaaaccaagtgcgagaaggagagcgggtcgggcgaggggaagagggaatgggctcgccccaggtttggtttctggagcggggctgaagcaaagctgaagcatctcgtctccaggagaaaagtaaatacattaggaaagataaccacataataggcctaatctttttttagttataaaacaaatgctgaataagatgtctgtgttataaagtgccagcacagcatttcttcagttcagatactgtatcaaaagggagagacagaaacagacgTTAGactttcagtttcagtttcagcatcggtactgtatttactgtagaaatatttcaTGAATCAcaagtatagggaattgggggacattatatccgaggtgcgttataatcgagagccttatagcaaggAAGCACTGTATACAT
Encoded proteins:
- the LOC117406875 gene encoding tumor necrosis factor ligand superfamily member 13B-like isoform X2 — its product is MKSTEQNLNIYFDLQQKYLISTILFLTLAAIMSTSLSAVSLYHVITLKAEVATLKTEVFKKREEHLVSLTYPVGEMPQPNRDQEQRVQYVNEEDILEDLGTGNSIAKPGNHRIRLRRSNNLTDKTVLQPCLQMIANKDKGTFQKGLKRGTALEEQTNAIIIKETGYFFVYSQVYYKDKIYAMGHIIVRKKASVVGDELQNVNLFRCIQNMSDEFPFNTCYTAGIAKLEEGDSIELLIPRQSAVVSLDGDSTFFGAIKLI
- the LOC117406742 gene encoding protein ABHD13 translates to MEKSWRLWTIAQKWLLNLASWSWGLCRISLLALILTFHLYGGFMLLALILASVAGILYKFQDVLLYFPDQPSSSRLYVPVPTGIPHENIFVKTKDGVRLNLILLRYTGDNPAFSPTVIYFHGNAGNIGHRIPNALLMLVNLKVNVILVDYRGYGKSEGEASEDGLYLDSEAVLDYVMTRPDIDKTKIILFGRSLGGAVAVHLASENPHRISAIMVENTFLSIPHMASTLFSFFPMKYLPLWCYKNKFLSYKKIAQCRMPSLFISGLSDQLIPPVMMKQLYELSPSRTKRFAIFPDGTHNDTWQCQGYFTAIEQFIKELIQNHSHEETTIAVSNVTII
- the LOC117406875 gene encoding tumor necrosis factor ligand superfamily member 13B-like isoform X1 codes for the protein MKSTEQNLNIYFDLQQKYLISTILFLTLAAIMSTSLSAVSLYHVITLKAEVATLKTEVFKKREEHLVSLTYPVGEMPQPNRDQEQRVQYVNEEDILEDLGTGNSIAKPGNHRIRLRRSNNLTDKTVLQPCLQMIANKDKGTFQKGENTAISWLPGLKRGTALEEQTNAIIIKETGYFFVYSQVYYKDKIYAMGHIIVRKKASVVGDELQNVNLFRCIQNMSDEFPFNTCYTAGIAKLEEGDSIELLIPRQSAVVSLDGDSTFFGAIKLI